One window of Doryrhamphus excisus isolate RoL2022-K1 chromosome 13, RoL_Dexc_1.0, whole genome shotgun sequence genomic DNA carries:
- the LOC131140417 gene encoding AT-rich interactive domain-containing protein 4A-like isoform X2, which produces MKAADEPAYLTVGTDVSAKYRGAFCEAKIKTVKRLVKVKVTLKGESASQVVHDDQVKGPLRVGSTVEVKTNEGLCSEAVIGKLTDASLYTVVFDDGDEKTLRRTSLCLKGERHFAESETLDQLPLTNPEHFGTPVIGKKSNRGGRRASQALADEENESSSSEDDEEDRRRLNDELLGKVCSIKADSEPGSWFLALVVSPSCHDELVVKKDQCLVRSFSDCKFHTVARRHVHPLNSININKSELSNTHGFGAAQMFARRREIPDVWKMDMSQILDSSSSDDDGDHEQQKESEDDELDEEKRKKLIKEEPEEEPDPEERDHFLQQLYKFMEDRGTPINKPPVLGYKDLNLFKLFRLVYQHGGCRKIESGTVWKQVYMDLGIPVLNSAASYNVKTAYKKYLYGFEEYCRSACITFRTVHHNNPRSPKAQSIPRPTRPEVGVATPKEEPPEDKDVQAESESESDKEELKERQTSPRGRRRCGGVATKMDMPVRPDKAAEENSDEPREARRRSNRHLDESERGSDEDDEEEDGEDEDDDDDEEELDEEEENELERRRAHRSEDDDDDNGDSVTGTKVRVKYGRGKTQKIYEAHIKKTDMDNGEHFYLVHYYGWNVRYDEWVKADRIIWPSEKGARKRTRKKVKNKEEPDEDKAIVPPAMKPMGAKRGRPQIRTTPTSAARRKTPSNEGRTNGKGVRTEPSMANGDNVSRGRRTRRASGMYDSDPASNEDSGNSSVDSESEEPPDKKPSPWQGRPINAGHHEGEQEPEVKEEEMSEPPVTLPCPSMLQEDPPKVVSQPEGVEQPPQEAVPPNEHMSVAQEVVSKAPSATQEVPVHLSPKLEKPPEASPPPPEDAEVEDVKSCPLSPPRLKVHRVNADTPPRISLCTSSPAPLSPTMAHTPPRSILKRPDEPMVVLHCLPTQHLPTEPPAAADSDTDSASEEEEEEEEDKKLGPDRKQEEVTPASPKTSATPPKMTTGITPKFLPSPLRGNEAGKSDQVVTKEEEEDRQVGTPPRSPHALVPAPSEEPQMDPEALVCHEVDLDDPDEKEKPAPSSETPLHPFLQVAVSSSAHSSEEFHTANHSLEQEVARVAGREEEDEEDDDEEEDDDDDAHSSPNFDGSQETKGQKRVTDSQCTVSPSAKKQKRNHKRVNTPAKVDNKNGTGHSSDSEDQSRLSSLSKPNKSPTPHTKDTKHSSASPHRTYKWTFQLGELDSMTSSERISFLQEKLQELRKYYMSLKSEVASIDRRRKRLKKKEREVSVSNTTASTSSGSSDTGMSPSSASPTQNTVAVECR; this is translated from the exons ATGAAG gcAGCAGACGAGCCTGCCTACCTGACAGTGGGGACAGACGTAAGCGCCAAATACAGAGGGGCCTTCTGCGAGGCGAAGATCAAAACGGTGAAGAGACTGGTGAAGGTCAAG GTGACTCTGAAAGGTGAGAGCGCCAGTCAGGTGGTCCATGATGACCAGGTCAAAGGGCCACTGAGG GTGGGATCCACGGTGGAGGTGAAGACCAACGAGGGTTTATGTAGCGAGGCTGTCATCGGTAAGCTGACAGATGCCAGCCTCTACACTGTTG TGTTTGACGATGGCGACGAGAAGACACTGCGTCGTACGTCTTTGTGTCTGAAGGGCGAACGACACTTTGCAGAGAGCGAG ACTTTGGACCAGTTACCGCTCACCAACCCGGAACACTTCGGCACTCCGGTCATTGGAAAGAAGTCCAATCGCGGCGGACGGCGAGCCTCACAGGCTCT GGCCGACGAGGAGAATGAGTCTTCGTCCAGCGAAGATGACGAGGAGGACCGCAGGAGGCTGAACGATGAGCTCTTGGGCAAAGTTTGCAGCATCAAAGCGGACAGCGAGCCTGGCTCCTGGTTCCTGGCTCTG GTCGTGTCTCCCAGCTGCCACGATGAGCTGGTCGTGAAGAAGGATCAGTGCCTGGTCAGGTCTTTCAGTGACTGCAAGTT TCACACGGTGGCCAGGAGACACGTGCACCCCCTAAATTCCATCAACATCAACAAGTCTGAGCTTTCCAACACACACG GCTTTGGCGCTGCCCAGATGTTTGCCAGACGCAGGGAGATTCCTGACGTTTGGAAAATGGACATGAGTCAAATATTGGACTCATCCTCCAGTGACGATGATGGTGACCACGAACAGCAAAAAGAGAGTGAAGACGACGAGTTGGACGaagagaagaggaagaagctCATCAAGGAAGAG CCAGAGGAGGAGCCAGATCCAGAGGAGCGGGATCACTTCCTGCAACAGCTCTACAAGTTCATGGAGGACAGAG GGACGCCCATCAACAAGCCTCCGGTTTTGGGTTATAAGGATTTGAACCTGTTCAAGCTTTTCCGTCTGGTGTATCAACATGGAGGCTGCCGCAAG atTGAGAGTGGCACGGTATGGAAGCAGGTCTACATGGATTTGGGCATTCCTGTCCTCAACTCTGCTGCATCCTACAACGTGAAGACTGCCTACAAGAA GTACCTGTACGGCTTTGAGGAGTATTGCCGCTCCGCCTGCATCACCTTCAGGACTGTCCATCATAACAACCCCCGCTCCCCCAAAGCGCAGTCCATTCCCAGGCCGACGAGGCCCGAGGTCGGTGTGGCCACACCGAAGGAAGAACCTCCGGAAGACAAGGACGTGCAGGCGGAGTCAGAGAGTGAAAGTGATAAGGAGGAGCTGAAGGAGAGACAGACGTCGCCGAGG GGGAGGCGGCGATGCGGCGGCGTGGCGACCAAGATGGACATGCCCGTCAGACCCGACAAGGCAGCTGAGGAAAACAGCGATGAGCCCAGGGAAGCCAGAAGGCGCAGCAACCGCCACCTAGATGAGTCTGAGAGGGGCTCAGATGAGGATGACGAAGAGGAGGATGGagaggatgaagatgatgacgacgacgaggaggagttggacgaggaagaggagaatGAGCTCGAGAGGAGGCGGGCACACAG AAGtgaggacgacgacgacgacaatGGCGACTCTGTGACGGGGACGAAGGTGAGGGTGAAGTACGGCCGAGGAAAAACCCAGAAGATCTACGAGGCTCACATCAAGAAGACCGACATGGACAACGGCGAGCACTTCTACTTGGTGCACTACTACGGCTGGAACGTCAG GTATGACGAATGGGTGAAGGCCGACCGCATCATCTGGCCTTCGGAGAAAGGAGCAAGAAAGAGAACCCGGAAGAAGGTGAAG AACAAAGAGGAGCCAGACGAGGACAAGGCGATCGTTCCGCCGGCTATGAAACCCATGGGAGCCAAGCGAGGTCGTCCTCAAATCAGGACTACGCCCACCAGCGCAGCCAGACGCAAGACGCCAAGTAATGAGGGGCGCACCAACGGAAAGGGCGTCCGGACGGAGCCCAGCATGGCCAACGGAGACA ATGTGTCCCGCGGCCGGAGGACCAGGAGGGCGTCTGGTATGTACGATTCAGACCCCGCGTCCAACG AGGATTCTGGGAACTCCTCGGTGGACAGCGAATCGGAGGAGCCGCCGGACAAAAAGCCGTCTCCATGGCAAGGGAGGCCCATCAATGCTGGCCATCACGAGGGGGAGCAGGAGCCTGaggtgaaggaggaggagatgagtGAGCCTCCCGTCACGCTGCCATGTCCCAGCATGCTTCAAGAAGATCCCCCAAAAGTCGTGAGCCAACCTGAAGGGGTGgagcagccaccacaggaagccgTCCCACCGAATGAACACATGTCTGTGGCCCAGGAAGTTGTCTCCAAGGCTCCGTCGGCCACACAGGAAGTGCCTGTCCACTTGTCCCCTAAGCTTGAGAAGCCTCCGGAGGCATCCCCTCCCCCACCGGAGGACGCGGAGGTGGAAGACGTCAAGAGTTGTCCCTTGTCGCCCCCGAGACTCAAAGTACACAGGGTCAATGCTGACACGCCTCCTAGAATCTCCCTGTGCACCTCCAGCCCTGCTCCTCTCTCCCCCACGATGGCACATACTCCGCCTCGCAGCATCCTGAAGAGACCCGATGAGCCCATGGTGGTCCTGCACTGCCTCCCCACGCAGCACCTCCCCACAGAGCCTCCCGCCGCCGCAGACTCCGACACAGACTCTGCCagcgaggaggaagaagaagaggaggaagacaaGAAGCTGGGTCCTgacagaaagcaggaagaggtCACGCCTGCCTCCCCCAAAACTTCTGCAACCCCACCCAAGATGACCACTGGAATTACTCCCAAATTCCTCCCTTCGCCGCTCCGCGGTAATGAGGCAGGCAAAAGCGACCAAGTGGTGacgaaagaggaggaggaggatagaCAAGTCGGAACACCTCCGCGCTCTCCTCATGCCCTCGTCCCCGCCCCCAGTGAGGAGCCACAGATGGATCCCGAGGCGCTGGTTTGTCACGAAGTGGACTTGGACGACCCGGATGAGAAGGAAAAGCCCGCCCCTTCTTCGGAGACCCCCCTGCACCCCTTCCTCCAAGTTGCCGTCTCCAGCTCAGCCCACTCCTCCGAGGAGTTCCACACAGCCAACCACAGTCTTGAGCAGGAGGTGGCCCGTGTCGCCGgcagagaggaggaggacgaagaggatgatgatgaggaggaggatgatgatgatgacgcaCACTCGAGTCCCAATTTTGACGGATCACAGGAGACAAAAG GTCAGAAAAGGGTGACGGACAGTCAGTGTACAGTCAGCCCCTCGGCCAAGAAACAAAAACGAAACCACAAGCGAGTCAACACGCCCGCCAAGGTGGACAACAAGAACGGCACAG GCCACAGCAGCGACAGCGAGGACCAGTCCCGTCTTTCGTCTCTGTCCAAGCCCAACAAGTCTCCCACGCCGCACACCAAAGACACCAAACACAGCTCCGCATCGCCGCATCGCACGTATAAGTGGACCTTCCAACTCG GCGAGCTGGATAGCATGACAAGCAGCGAGAGGATCTCCTTCCTGCAGGAGAAGCTGCAGGAGCTCAGGAAGTACTACATGAGCCTCAAGTCTGAGGTGGCGTCCATCGACAGACGCAGGAAGAGGTTAAAAAAGAAGGAACGAGAAG TGTCGGTGTCCAACACAACAGCATCCACCTCGTCAGGCTCCTCAGACACAGGAATGAGCCCGTCGTCTGCCTCGCCCACTCAGAACACTGTGGCTGTGGAGTGCAGGTGA